Proteins encoded within one genomic window of Brachybacterium sp. P6-10-X1:
- a CDS encoding ComF family protein, with protein MDEFRDPREPRDGHAAGTAHETRTGLLPLAREIAVQTCSLVAPRRCPCGRDGAWLCPQCTQMLTARPMRVETCCDALQELTAARIRPELREGVALPAGVDHAPVLPVLALGEYTGALQHLVLAWKNGGMAHLGARLAPALAPAVTTLAVAGGVRRPHLVPVPSRRSARLRRGEDHTAELVHALGRSGAGRALPLRAVPTTAQEGRGARQRRTRRIRLSGGTVRRAGAAGARVVILDDVVTTGATLRGMHDALTQAGMQVLGAVVVASARVPAAGTSRIPDPS; from the coding sequence ATGGACGAGTTCCGCGACCCCCGGGAGCCGCGCGACGGGCACGCGGCGGGCACCGCGCACGAGACGCGCACGGGCCTGCTGCCCCTGGCGCGGGAGATCGCCGTGCAGACCTGCTCCCTGGTCGCGCCGCGACGATGCCCCTGCGGGCGCGACGGGGCGTGGCTGTGCCCGCAGTGCACGCAGATGCTCACCGCCCGTCCGATGCGCGTCGAAACCTGCTGTGATGCGCTGCAGGAGCTGACCGCCGCCAGGATCCGCCCGGAGCTGCGCGAGGGCGTCGCGCTGCCGGCCGGGGTGGACCACGCCCCGGTGCTTCCGGTGCTCGCTCTCGGCGAGTACACCGGGGCCCTGCAGCATCTGGTGCTGGCCTGGAAGAACGGAGGCATGGCGCACCTCGGTGCCCGTCTCGCCCCCGCGCTGGCCCCGGCGGTGACGACGCTCGCCGTCGCGGGCGGGGTGCGCCGTCCGCACCTGGTGCCGGTCCCGTCCCGTCGCAGCGCTCGGCTGCGTCGCGGGGAGGACCACACGGCCGAGCTGGTCCATGCGCTCGGGCGCAGCGGCGCAGGGCGCGCGCTGCCGCTGCGGGCCGTGCCCACCACCGCTCAGGAGGGGCGGGGAGCCCGTCAACGCCGCACCCGGCGGATCCGTCTGTCCGGCGGCACCGTCCGACGAGCCGGGGCCGCCGGTGCGAGGGTGGTGATCCTCGACGACGTCGTCACCACCGGGGCGACCCTGAGGGGAATGCACGATGCGCTGACACAGGCGGGGATGCAGGTCCTCGGCGCGGTCGTGGTCGCCTCGGCCCGCGTTCCCGCCGCGGGGACGTCCCGGATTCCTGATCCGTCGTGA
- a CDS encoding LpqB family beta-propeller domain-containing protein — MTPARRTVLHAAGAVTVLGLGSACARIPTSSPVSSRPLAGRAQPGAPYVQALPPPQDATAQAVVAGFVQAGVGSEENFAVARAYLTPEKRQDWDPRAGISIYSSSQELEVREISDTEMVLVLQVLALVDGAGSRSLLARPVNREVEVAMELVDDQWRISEVADGIYLSEAAFETLYAPARLYFLDARSIHLVPDHRWFSLQRGASVVLEALTAGPAAFLQGAVHSEVPDTSGVTDVEVATGADGTPEITVPTAVVALPAPARAAALAQLEFSLRSVRTLSGVRLVRDGEEYSSTAESGVDRALPGHRPIAAGPTGIISLADPSTDEPANQLVPALAERELTSPVIAQDGVLAAALADGASIVLVASTDDSVPRREVATGGVFVPPRIDDAGYVWTSTRRSPGVLMALAGSGPQDDAQVEAAWLKGRDVLTLDLAADATRMVVLSADAAGSRLDLCAVVRDEDGVPLSLTEPVQVRTFLTDVIQASWYDEVAVIVLGSDPGTDELRAQVVDFATGREPLPALREDADRLAGTVVGESIWAGTSDGTLLRSDSGGWTTVDLDAHDPWFY; from the coding sequence ATGACCCCCGCTCGCCGTACCGTGCTGCACGCGGCCGGGGCCGTCACGGTGCTCGGTCTCGGCTCCGCCTGTGCCCGCATCCCGACCTCGTCCCCGGTCTCCAGCCGCCCGCTGGCCGGGCGCGCCCAGCCGGGCGCGCCGTACGTCCAGGCGCTGCCCCCGCCGCAGGACGCCACGGCGCAGGCCGTCGTCGCCGGGTTCGTCCAGGCGGGTGTGGGATCCGAGGAGAACTTCGCCGTGGCCCGCGCCTATCTCACCCCCGAGAAGCGTCAGGACTGGGACCCGAGGGCCGGGATCTCGATCTACTCCAGCAGCCAGGAGCTGGAGGTCCGGGAGATCAGCGACACCGAGATGGTGCTGGTGCTCCAGGTGCTCGCTCTGGTGGACGGGGCCGGGAGCCGCAGTCTGCTCGCCCGTCCCGTCAACCGGGAGGTCGAGGTCGCGATGGAGCTCGTCGACGACCAGTGGCGGATCAGCGAGGTGGCCGACGGGATCTACCTCTCCGAAGCGGCCTTCGAGACCCTGTACGCCCCGGCCCGGCTGTACTTCCTCGACGCCCGCAGCATCCACCTGGTGCCCGACCACCGCTGGTTCTCCCTGCAGCGCGGCGCCTCGGTGGTGCTCGAGGCCCTGACGGCCGGCCCCGCCGCGTTCCTCCAGGGTGCCGTGCACAGCGAGGTGCCGGACACCTCGGGGGTCACCGACGTCGAGGTCGCCACCGGGGCCGACGGCACCCCGGAGATCACCGTGCCCACCGCGGTCGTCGCTCTGCCCGCGCCCGCCCGTGCCGCGGCCCTCGCCCAGCTCGAGTTCTCGCTGCGCTCGGTGCGCACTCTGTCGGGGGTCCGCCTGGTGCGCGACGGCGAGGAGTACTCCTCGACGGCGGAGTCCGGGGTCGACCGGGCGCTGCCCGGGCACCGTCCGATCGCCGCCGGCCCCACCGGCATCATCTCCCTGGCGGATCCCAGCACCGACGAACCCGCGAACCAGCTGGTGCCCGCGCTCGCGGAGCGGGAGCTGACCTCTCCGGTGATCGCCCAGGACGGCGTCCTGGCCGCAGCGCTCGCCGACGGCGCCTCGATCGTGCTGGTGGCATCGACCGACGACTCGGTGCCGCGGCGCGAGGTGGCGACCGGCGGTGTGTTCGTCCCGCCGCGGATCGATGACGCGGGCTATGTATGGACCTCCACGCGGCGCAGCCCCGGCGTGCTGATGGCCCTGGCCGGCAGCGGACCGCAGGACGACGCGCAGGTCGAGGCAGCCTGGCTGAAGGGCCGGGACGTGCTCACCCTGGACCTGGCGGCCGACGCCACCCGGATGGTGGTGCTCTCCGCGGACGCCGCCGGTTCCCGGCTGGATCTGTGCGCGGTCGTGCGCGACGAGGACGGGGTGCCGCTGTCCCTGACCGAGCCGGTGCAGGTGCGCACCTTCCTCACCGACGTCATCCAGGCCAGCTGGTACGACGAGGTCGCCGTCATCGTGCTGGGCTCGGATCCCGGCACCGACGAGCTGCGGGCCCAGGTGGTCGACTTCGCCACCGGCCGCGAGCCGCTGCCCGCCCTGCGGGAGGACGCCGACCGCCTCGCCGGGACCGTCGTCGGGGAGTCGATCTGGGCCGGGACCTCCGACGGAACGCTGCTGCGCAGCGACAGCGGCGGATGGACCACCGTGGACCTCGACGCCCACGACCCCTGGTTCTACTGA